In Acidianus brierleyi, one genomic interval encodes:
- a CDS encoding phosphoribosyltransferase, with amino-acid sequence MPKIPVKVVKWEEAVEWSTRLADKIRDSYSPDMIIAIARGGLVPARIVADVLGILDLISIKVEHWVVTASHTPEAKIKYPFKVDLGGKKVIIIDDITDTGDSLIIAEKYVKENFNPSEIKTATMQHIKTASKYEPDFYAETVTDWTWFMYPWNYWEDEINLTKKILDEKGHMEISELEKEFKDSYGILPPIPLSKIMEEMKRRKIL; translated from the coding sequence TTGCCAAAAATTCCCGTAAAGGTTGTAAAATGGGAAGAAGCAGTAGAATGGTCTACAAGATTAGCAGATAAAATTAGAGATTCTTATTCGCCAGATATGATAATAGCTATAGCTAGAGGTGGATTAGTACCGGCTAGGATAGTAGCTGACGTTTTAGGAATTCTCGACTTAATTTCGATTAAGGTTGAGCATTGGGTAGTTACTGCTTCCCACACTCCAGAGGCAAAAATAAAGTATCCATTTAAGGTGGATTTAGGTGGAAAAAAAGTTATTATAATAGATGATATAACCGATACAGGAGATAGCCTTATAATAGCAGAAAAATATGTTAAGGAGAATTTTAACCCTTCTGAAATTAAAACAGCTACTATGCAGCATATAAAAACTGCTTCCAAGTATGAACCAGATTTTTATGCAGAAACCGTAACAGATTGGACGTGGTTTATGTACCCATGGAATTATTGGGAAGACGAAATTAACTTAACTAAAAAAATATTGGACGAAAAAGGACACATGGAAATTTCAGAATTAGAAAAAGAATTTAAGGATAGTTATGGTATCTTACCTCCAATACCTTTAAGCAAAATAATGGAAGAAATGAAAAGAAGAAAAATCTTATAA